DNA from Nitrospina gracilis Nb-211:
TTCCCCTTGTTTTTAATGACTTTTTTTGCAATGTTCCAGCAATCCGATATAATTGATGCAGGTTTTTTACGGAATTCGCTTCCAAAAGATCCTGGGGGAAAAAGGGAGTCATGTCCAAAGAGCCCGACAACAGAAAGAAGCCTGACAAACCAAATACCAATCCGCCTCCCCGACGTCCTCCGGCGGGGCAAGCTCCACCCAACACCCCCCGCGCTGGCGGCACGCCCAAACCGGCGCCCAAAGGAACTCCCCAAAAACCACCGCCCCAGAAAAGCCCGGCCCGGACATCGGCGCAGAGTCCTCAAACCCGTCCCCCCGCTCCAGGCAAACCGACGCCTCCCGTATCCCCCGCGATCAATTCCACTCCGCAATCCGGAGCAGCCGCACCTTCACCCAAAACCAGGCAATCGACCCTCATCCTTGCCACCGTGTTTCTGGTTGTGGTCACCGGCGCGGCCATGTTTCTCGATTATCTGCCAAACCCATTCCGGCCCAAGGCCGATTACAACGCGGCAGTGACCGCGTACACGTCGGGCGACTTCAAAACCGCCATGGCGCATTTCAAGACCCTCGCCAAGCGCGGCAACGCCGAGGCGATGTGGTACGTCGCCGACATGTACCGCTATGGACGCGGCGTGGAGAGGGACCTCCAAACCGCCGTAGACTGGTTCCGAAAAGCCGCCGATAAAAATCAACCCTGGGCGTTGTTCGAGATCGGCTGGTTTTATAAAAACGGTACGGGAGGTTACAAACGAGACAGCCACACCGCCCTCGAATGGTTTGAAAAATCCGGCAAGGGCGGTTACGCATTGGGTCAGTATTACGCCGCCAAGGCGTATATGGAAGGCATCGGCACCGAAAAGGACCTCAACAAGGCGCGTGAGTGGCTCATCCTCGCGGCGGATCAAAGTCACATTGATTCGCAGGCGATTCTGGGCGACATGTATTACCACGGGAAAAGCGTGGCGATCGACGATAAAAAGGCACATACCTATCTGCAACCCGCCGCCGAGCGCGGGCAACCCCTGGCCCAGATGGACCTTGCCATGATGTATGAAAACGGTGACGTGGTGAAAAGGGATCTTGTGCAGGCGTACCAGTGGTATTCCCTGGCCGCGGCCAAGGGCAACAAGGACGCCCAGCGCAGTCTGGAATTCATCACCCCCCGCATCAAAACCTCGGAGAAGCAGAAAGCCGACTCCTGGGTGGCCAGTTGGAAACCCCGTTCCTGA
Protein-coding regions in this window:
- a CDS encoding tetratricopeptide repeat protein, with the translated sequence MFLDYLPNPFRPKADYNAAVTAYTSGDFKTAMAHFKTLAKRGNAEAMWYVADMYRYGRGVERDLQTAVDWFRKAADKNQPWALFEIGWFYKNGTGGYKRDSHTALEWFEKSGKGGYALGQYYAAKAYMEGIGTEKDLNKAREWLILAADQSHIDSQAILGDMYYHGKSVAIDDKKAHTYLQPAAERGQPLAQMDLAMMYENGDVVKRDLVQAYQWYSLAAAKGNKDAQRSLEFITPRIKTSEKQKADSWVASWKPRS